A single Vanacampus margaritifer isolate UIUO_Vmar chromosome 14, RoL_Vmar_1.0, whole genome shotgun sequence DNA region contains:
- the LOC144063891 gene encoding uncharacterized protein LOC144063891 isoform X1 has product MSVMRPQRAKVKPKEEVAYFSSLGKDKDGFTIKYINSFKGRGVFSSCSFQKGVFPTEYRGKVISKQERENRLRVYHDAQKVFMFEFHYNGKTLWFPLKHNLMKTPLSQTAPKLTRFQLTHNLKT; this is encoded by the exons atgtcagtcatgaggccacagagggcaaaagttaaacccaaagaagaggtagcatatttttcatccttaggtaaagacaaggatggcttcaccataaaatatattaattcattcaaag gtcgaggagtgttcagttcctgctcctttcagaagggagtctttcctactgaatatcgaggaaaagttataagcaaacaggaacgtgaaaacaggctgagagtgtatcatgatgcccagaaggttttcatgtttgaatttcactacaatggaaaaacactatg gtttccactgaagcacaacctgatgaagacaccgctatcacagactgcgccaaagttgaccag gtttcaactgacgcacaacctgaagacatag